The genomic stretch ATGCCACACATTCGTGGGCAGGTAAGGAAGAAGCCTTATAGTCGATGTCACGTGGAAGCTGTCTAAAACCTAACACCTGTGTTCTCTGCACCACGTTCatgtccaggctctgagccatcggctgTCCCTTTCCCCAAAGATACCATCACTACCAACAATagggtcttctcctctctctggctcGTTTCCCCACCCAGCGGAGCCCACAGCCCCATCAGGTGAAGCCACCGCTGCTTTCATTGCCTTGcctggcttcctctctctgttccactGCTAATGTGCAGAaagaaacctctctctctctctctctctctctctctcccctccattcccctcccctgccccctcttgCCCTGCATCTTCACACCTAGTGCTCCATTCAGAAATAAGTTTATTCCTATGACTTCAAAGGCAGCaggaaattataaataacaaGACATTTTTTGTTGGCACAAAttgccttcctccctgcccccccattTTCAGGTTTTTAGGAGTAAAGAAATGCTATCTTAAAAgtactcaaggggcgcctgggtggcacagtcggttaagcgtccgacttcagccaggtcacgatctctcagtcgctgagttcaagccctgcgtcaggctctgtgctgaccgctcagagcctggagcctgtttccgattctgtgtctccctctctctctgcccctcccccgttcatgctctgtctctctctgtcccaaaaataaataaacgttgaaaaaaaaatttttttttttaaaaagtactcaatATAAGGGCATtagggtggttcagtcggttaagcgtccaactttcggctcaggtcatgattttcaaggttttgtgagttcaagccctgaaaaaagctctctgttgtcagcacagagacaactttggatcctctgtccccctgccccctctgcccctctcccactcacagacatgctctctctcaaaaaaaaaaaaattaaaaaaatacaaaagtaatgaATATAGCATAATGCTCAACACATAGTATATATTCATATAGTGATTATTACTAACTGTTACCATTGCTAGACCAGCATCAGTGACAGCAGCCCAAGAGCCAGAAATAATGCTACTGTTTGCTAATTCAATCCCACACATATGCGTGGGGTGacttccctttccccacatccttatATAACCACAGGTATGGCGAACTGATGAAAGTTCACAGACATGGTCATTTTCAAGGAGATGAACCCAGCCAAAACTAACATTCACCCCTACTTCACACTATGTTCAAAAATTAACTCCACGTGGaccaaagacttaaatgtaagaacgGAAATTATAATGTTCTTAGAGGACAACATAGCTGTGAATCTCCGTGACCTTGGACTAAGCAGTAGTTTcatagacatgacaccaaaagtgtaagcaacaaaagaaaacaatgcataGATTGGATGTCATCAGAATAAAAATCTCCTGTCTTGCAAAGAATACCAACAGGTTCGTGAAAAGACAAGTCAGAATGCGAGACAATATTTGAAACTCACAGATCTGCTAAGGGCCTTGTAACCAGAAACTCTAAACAATTAGCCACAACTTAACAAAGAGACAAACAACCCGATTTTAAAACTGGGTGAAGTATCAAGGGCATTTCTCCAAGAACACATAGAAATGGGCACCAAGCATGTGATGAGATGCACAACGTGAttactcattagggaaatgaaccTCCCAGAACCACCAAGAGATAAACTTCACAGCACGGAGATAGCTACGATAAACAGGACAGATAATAACcagtgctggcaaagatgtggagacgTTTGAacccttctgcactgctggtgaggatacagaatggtgcagccactttggaaaagagtctggAACATTCTTCATAATTAAACATAGAGGTACCATTGCATCCAGAAAACCCACTCCTTGGTATATACGCAATAGTACGAAACTATATATTCAAGCAAAAACCTTGTACACAAACATTCATAGTGGCAATattcaaaatagcaaaaatagaAACCCTGAGATGCTCACCAAGCgatgaacagacacatgaagtcCAGTatgtccacacaatggaatagtgtCTGGCAATAAAGAGGAATgaggttctggggcgcctgggtggctcagttggttaagggtccgacttcagctcaggtcatgatctccaagtccatgacttcgagccccgcgttgggctctgtgctgatggctcagagcctggagcctccttcacattctgtgtctccctctctctctgcccctcccccactcgccctctgtctttctctctctctctctgtctctctatctttctctgtcaaaaaaataaataaatataaaaaaaaaagatggggctcctgggtggctcagtcagtaagcatatgacttcggcccaggtcacaatctcatggttagtgagttcaagccctgtatggagttctgtgctgacagctcagagcccagagcctgcttcagattctgtgtctccctctctctctgcccctccccaactcgtactctgtctgtctgtctctctcaaaaataaacattaaaaatttttttaaaaaaaggaatgaggttcTGATACGTTCtacaacatggaagaaacttgACATTGTGCCAAGTGAAAGAACTCAGTCAAAAACATCCCCTAACATATACTTCCATTTgtaggaaatgtccagaacaggcaaagtAGATAAGTGAGTCCcggggatgaaaggtacaacatagggaatgTGTCAATGGTGTTGTAACAGCATTGTGTGATGACAGATGTATACAGTTGGCTGAGCATATGTCGTATAATTGAAACCAAGGTAACACTGTGTGGCAACTCTactgcaattaaaaattttaaaaatacatatttttttgacAAAAAGTGGTTTCCTAGGGCTGGGGGTtaagggggttggggaggaaatggggagtgactgaaTGGGAATGAGTTTCTCTTTTGGGtgacaaaaaaatgtttctaattgaTCGTGGTGAGGATCGCAtaactgtgaatatactaaaaccaacTGAATCGAGTACTTTAAATAGATGAATTATACGGCACATGGACTATATCTCAGTAATGctgtttaattataaaataaaattaatatccaAGACACAAACCAAGGGAGGAAGAAGCGGAAAAGTTCACATTTATTAGTACCTGCTATGCCATGGGTGTCATCACACAAATCTATACCATTCTTACTAGGTAGGCATTATTAAGCCCACGGTACAGATGAGGGTATGGTCATCCTTCCCCTTCTTCAAAAACTGCCTCCACACTGGCCACTTAGATGCTGGAGGGATGGAGTTTTCTGAGGAAGGTCTTGGTCATGGCAGTCTTCAGCTCCTTGTTCCTGAGACTGAAGATGATGGGGCTGAGGAAGGGGGTGAGGACCGTGTAGGTGATGCCCATCAGGGTGTCTCTTTCCAGAGACTGGGGACCCTTGGGCTTGAGGTAGATGACAGAGGCAAAGCCATAGTGCACAATGACCACAGTGAGGTGGGACgcacaggtggagaaggccttGTGCCGGCCCTCAGCTGAGGGGATCCTCAAGATGGTGGCCACGATGAAGGCATAGGAGAGGAGGATGAGGAGACAGCAGCCCAGCAGGGCCATGATGCACACCAGCCCCACGCCCTTGGCCACTACTGGTACATCAGTTCCACAGGCCAGCTTCAAGAGAGGGGGCACATGACATAAAAAATGGTGGATCTCATTGGGTCCACAGAAGGTGAGGTGGAAAACGGCCGTGGTCACCACCAGCCCCATGACCGAGCCACCTACCCAGGACCAGGCCACCAGGCAGGCACAGCCGCGGGGGCTCATGAGCACGTTGTAGCGCAGGGGGTGGCAGATGGCCACGTAGCGGTCGTAGCCCATGACGGTGAGCAGGAAGGAGTGGGTGAAGCCGAAcgtgaaggagaaaaacatctgGCTGGCACAGGCCGCCCAGGTGATGGTGCGGCGGGTGGAGAGCAGGTCGGCCAGCAGGCGCGGGGTGATGGCCAAGGTGTAGAGGATCTCGGAGGTGGACAGGGCGCACAGGAAGAGGTACATGGGCGTGTGCAGGCTGCGCTCGCTCCAGACTGTGGCCATGATGAGCAGGTTCCCCAGCAGCGTGAACAGGTACATGAGCAGGAacagcaggaagaaggcaggcaggagaTGCCTTGGGAAGGTGGAGAAGCCCACGAGGATGAATTCGGACACGGAGCTGTGGTTTCGGCCCAGCGTGGCGGCCATccctgggtggggagagagcGAGGGCAGCCAGGTGGGCGGGAGCTATGGGTGTGTGATGAGCCCAGCCTGGGAGGACTTCCCCGAGGAGGTAGCCCTCACCCCACAGGCCATGGCCGGTCCCTCGGCCACAGGCTGCTCGTGAGGACGGTCAGCGCTCCTCTGAGCTGCATGGGGTTCACGGAAGATCCTGGGCCTCAAGTGCTTAGCGCTGGTCCTGGTGCATGGTAAGAACTCAGTAAAAAATAATACTGACAATTATTATGACTACTGCTATTACCATTATTGACCCCATGCACAACCACCAGGATTTTCTGTCTTTGAACATGCAGGTCACTCCATGTTCTCCTCAACTTGTGACTCCAAatccttcctgattttaaaagcgAGCTACTCCCTAACAGCCAGCTCAGCTGGAAGTCTCGTCTCCTGCGTATCATGGAGAGGACTAGGCTCTGGTTAAATCTCAGCAGAATCCCTTACTAGCTCACCCGGAACATGGAATAATAATGCTTATTCCATACGGCTGCTATGGCACGTAGGTGAAGGGATGCACATTCGGTTCTTAGCTACTGTGGTTGTTGTGCGGCCTGACTTGCACGAGTCCCTCACAAGGACATGGCCTGACTGGCATCACCAGAGTCGCATTCTCTGACCCCTGCTGTATCGCTGATCATTTCACGATGCCATTCTCTGAATACCCGCCCCTCCTTGAGTCCTAGCCACGCCACTACCCCCAACCTCCTGCTTCCTGGAGCAAGCAAGGCTCCCAGCTACAGGTTCTCCCACATCCTTCCCCAAGTGACAACAGACTCACATCTGGCCCAGCTCCCCGTGAAGGTAGCTTTCCTTCCAAACACCTGCTCCATCTGgtgtcccctctctgtctctctgctttcctttctgcCACCAACAGGCTTGATGCAAAAacgcaacattttttttttttttaatcgcaGGATggatcaacagatgagtggataaatgaaAAGTGGCATGCCCATGGAACAGGATACCAAAAGCACAACACGGGGCCCATGCTACGACGCGGTTGAACCTCAAAGACATTATGCTGAGCGAAAGAGGCTAGCCACAAAGACCGCACGTTGTAGGATTTCGTTTATGAGAAATATCCAAAGGAGATAAATGCATCAAGACGGAAAGCAGACCAGTggttgcggggtgggggggatgggagcAGTTTAAGTGGAGGGTGACTGTTAACGGCTTGTAGATCTCCCTCTGTGCCGGTGACATGTATGGAACCAAATAGAGGTGCGCATGTCATGACATTGTGAAAGTTTAAATGGCAAGGAtggaggcacctgcgtggctcagtcaggtgagcatcagactctagatttcggctcaggtgatggtcttgcggttcgtgagctcgagacccacactgggctccacactgagggcacagagcctgcttgggattctctctctcccagcctctctctctgcccctcccccacttgtgctgtctctgtctctctcaaaataaataaataaacttaaaaaaaaaaagccacctttATAATTGCTAACTCGATATTATGTGATTTTTGCCCCATTGTTTTAGAAAGCAAAATGGGACTggggtgcccggtggctcagctggttgagcgtcagactcctgattttggctcaggtcgtgatcccagggttgtgggatggagtcctgggtcaagctctgcgctgagtgtggagcctgctcgggaccctctctctctctttctgccccccccccaaaataaataaataaacactgaaaaaaagattctctctccctctgcccctctcccctacttgtgcatgcactctctctctctaaaataataataataataataataataaaagaaagcaaagtggGCCTTCCTTGGTCCCCTTCTACTTCTGCGCTGTCGCTCCCCTGGTTCACAGCCCAGCCTGtccccagagagggagagggagggtctGAGTGCCCAGGGCCAgtcaggagcagagggaggaagaaccCACCACCCCCCTTATGCTTTCCTGTTCCTTCTGGCAGGAGACCCTGAGCCTCTGCCCAGGTGTGTGTTAGAGCAGAAGGGGAGGCCCTCAGGGCCGCTCTGctcaggggtgggtggggggcctCCCGTTCCTACGGACGGGGACCCCGGTGCCCCCTGTGTCTCACCAACACCTACACGTGGGTGGGTGTGTCCCCCCATCTCCATGAACCTGTACTCCACCTCCCGTCCCCTCCCAACCCGCACAGCTGCTGTGAGCTCTCACACCAGATATGCACACAGGGGGCCCACATGTACCTGCTGCGATCAGACCCGGGCAGTTACACAGATCAGAGACCCCGCCTGGGGAAGGACTCACGCACCCGCGGAGTCGTGGCTATAGGCAAGCCTGCAGGCACACACAAACAGACGCTCTCACAGTAGAAGCCGGAAGACGGTGACTGACGCCCGTGTCCCTGACAACCTTCACCCTAAGATCTACCACCACAGCCAGGATACGCATCGGATGTGCGTGCTCTGTGTGTACGTGGCCAGCCTGGGTCAACAATTCGGGAATCAGAGGCCTCCGCTCAGATCCTTTTGCCTCGGACTTCGTTCGGCTGGGCTCTGGGTCCCAAGATCCACCCCAACACTCTGATTACCCACAGTCCTTCCCCACAACCCGGGCTTGCATCACCTCCTCCGGGGAGACACACAGGGGCACACCCTCCGTTGGCGGCTGCGGGAGCGCTCTGAGGGGGTAGCAGAGGGAGCCCTGGGTCTCCCCACTGATGCTCAACACCAGGAGCCCCAAAGTGGGGTAGGCAGGGCGAGAGGCTGCTCCTGCAATTTTTAAGCTCTTCTCCAAAGGCATCCCAGAGGAGACCTGtgctgggggtggcggggggggggggtcagggccCCAGAGTCAGGAGGGGGCCTCAGGGAGACAGCCAGAGGCTTCCCTGAGATTAGCCCACAGGGGTACATGTGGCCTCCAAACCTTCCCTGAGGCCCTCTGTGCCCAGTTGGGAGCTGGGCTGTTCTGAAACCTTACAGAGGAGGGTTAGGTGGGGACAAGGAGGTACGAAGCTGACCTCtaaggggacagggcagagaacACAAAAGGAGGTgatgcccctccccttccctctcaggGAGTGTGGAGTGTGGACACTCCATTCCCAGTGCCCGAGCTCCATCCACACTCCACCAACAGGCACCCTGGGGCCTCCCAGAGAGGATGCCTCCCAGAGCAGGCTGGTGCCCACTTTGGTGAGGAAGCCCCGCGTCCCAGACGCTGGCAGTGGTCCAGAGGAGGGGCTGACGTCCGGCCTCTGCAGAGGCAGAGGCACTGGGCCAGAGATGGGCTCTCCACAGCATGGCCTTGTTCTGGGCCTAGGCTGCCCCAGGCTGAAGGACTGAGGAGGGAGGAGACGGTGCCAGGCCACCCCAGTCACCCGCAGCCGGGCTGGCCTCGCTCTCGGGCCGCAACGCAGCTCAACCTCCACTCTCCTCCTGGATCCGTGTTGTCACTTCCGACACGCCCACCTGGGGCAGGCACGTGTAACCTGGAACACGGCACCAGCCCGTGTATTCGTTTCCTGGGGCCGAGGAGACAAAtggccacaaactgggtggctcaaaacAACAGCGGTGTGCTGCCTCACAGTTCTGAGGCCAGGCTTGGGCAGGGGGAcccccttctggaggctctgagggagggtCAGGCCTAcgcctctctcctggcttctggtggtcaCCAGCACCTTGACTGTGTCACTCTGATCTCTGCCTGTGTCTTCCCATGAACTTCTCACGTCTGTATATCTTCTCCTCtccttgtaaggacaccagtcattagACACCAGCCATTTTGGGGACCACCACCCAGGATTTCATCTCGAGATCGTTATCTATTTAcgtctgtaaagaccctatttccaaacaaagTCACAATTCTGAGGTTCCAAGCAGAcatgcatttcttcttcttttttttcaatactgTAGTTgggtttttcctgttttattaaaaaagtttatttctttattttgagacagagagagagagagagtgtgcatgtaaacaggggaggggcagggagagagggagaaatagagagccccaagcaggccccatgctgtcagcgcagaacccgactTTATCTCATGACCGGGAGACATGACCTCAgtggaaatcaagactcagacgcttaaccgactgagccacccaggtgccaagaACACACATTTCTGAGTGACACTATTTAAACCCACTACAGCATCCCCCCTGCTTCTGTTCTCTGCTTTGGCTCTGACCTCTGCACCTGCTTCCCACACAACACCAGAGGGATCCTGCTAAACAAACCAGATTCCATCCTTCCCCTTGCTTAGAACCATCCATGGCTCCCTAGTCCCAGATGCCTCCCTGCAGCCAAAAGTCTGCTCCTTGTTAGTCCCTCCAGTTTCCTAtcagccccctctctctcttccaacaCCCACTTTGCATCTCTAAGCTAAAATGAGATGGGagcattttcaatttcttgaatGTACCAGACTCTCACCCCAGGTCCCACCACATCCCTCATGCCTCCCTCCCATCTGCCTCACTAACTGGTCTCAGATCacctgccacctcctccaggaagcctttcgTGATTACCCCATCCCTGGCTGGGTCTGGTGCCTCTCTGACTCCTCGCTTCCCCAGAGATCCCCTATCATACAGTGTTGTCCTTACCTGGTTATGGGTCGCCGTCTCCCATGACACTGAGGGCAGGGACAGTGACAtcatgagggcagggacagtGCCTCACTGGTTCCATGTTGTGTTCCCAACATCAAAAATGATTCctgcacatagtaaatgttcaataaaaatgCATTGAAGAAAACAGTGAAGGAAGGCATGCAGTGAGTGCTGTGAGACCCCACAGTGCAGGCGGCAAAGGAGGGACGTGCCATCTGAGCTGAACTCTGAAGGATGAAAAGTCTCCCGCACACGGTGCCAGGGACGGAACGGCAGGCAGAGGAACCAGCAGAGCCAAGGCGTGGAGAAGTGTCCAGAATGGGCTCAGAGGAGGCTGGGGAGTCAGACTGGAGCCAAAATGTGAAGGGACTTGGAGGCACCGCAGGACCACCCCTCTAGGGCCCAGGAGGAGAGAGTGGGCTGGAAGGAGGTGCCAGCCTGGACTGAGGTCCAGCCAACACTCTCCTCTAAGCTCTATCCCACTGGGACAGCAGAAGAGCCAGAATGTGGGGGGAATCTGGGGGATTTTCTGGCACAACTCAAATCGGGAAAGGCATCAGAGAAACACACGGTCAACCAAGAAATGAGCTCAGGACGGAGAAATCTCTTTTATTGCTGCTTCTGGATGCCCAGAGAGGTCAGGACACCAGGCTAACATCGCACACGGGAGTCAATACCAAGCCCCAGGAGGAGTGGAGACCAAGGTCTCAGTTCAGCTGCAGCTTGCAGCCCTGCCTGGAGAGGGCGCTGTGGCCCCGGACAAGTGGTTTGGCCTCTCTGGGACTCACCtgctcttctgtgaaatggggctgaaTGAGGATAACAGACACCATGTGTGCAGAGCTTGGCACCCAGTAGGTGCTTGGTCGACACGAGCTCCTCTCCCCGCTCAGCGcccatttcaaatgttttcttgaacGATGGGCACCCTGCTTTCGTTTGTCTCACAGGTATTTCCTGCgcacctgctgtgtgcccggCAGTGAGTGTGTGGCCACCGGAGATAAACGGCCAATAACCAAAGTCGCTTTGAGCCACAGCCTTGCAGCTCTGCTCAGCTGTTCTCCCAGACAGGCCCGTGCATTTCTGGGTCTCGCCACCGGGTCTGAGCGGGGGTGACCGAGGAGCATTGTTCAAGTGGCTCTGTCCCCCAGACGACCATCAGCCCTTGCTGGTGCCAGAGCCTTTGCTCACAGCTGCAGACGGAGAGGTGGCTCAGACCCAGCCTGTCCCCAAGCGTAGCGCCCTGCACCTGCTTCCCTCCACCGCACCGCGCCCCTGTGCCTTCCACCTGAGCCCAGACACAAGTACAGGACGGCGCCCTCTAGTGTTGGTGGTGAGTTCACTGTCAGTGGCTTTCCTTCTTGGCTCTTTGTACCTCGATGGCtctcagggaggtgggggggggctgtGGCGTCCTGGGAGTCGGTTGTATCTTCACGGCATTTATCTCCCAGATTTGAATGACCTCAGCGCTCGCTTGTCTCCCCCTCCTGTCCAGTTGCTCTTAGAGGTGGAGCTCGGGTCCAGTCACTTTCCATCTGTAGCACAAACCAGGGACACCGTGAGTGTTTATAGGACAAAACTCCCACTGCGGATTGCCCAGTTAAGTCAAGCTGAAGAAGTCTTCAAATCCTTGGTCATCGCCTTGCTTAAGAAGTACCCCCTCATCCCCTCACGGTGCATGGGGGGAGGAAGCCTCATGCTTGATCTGCTCTTTGATAACTGGGTAAAGTCGGAACGCCCGCACACCAGCTGCTTAGTTTGATAAGCATGTCCGGCCTCGGTACCCAAAGACTGTGCACGAGGTAACTCTTATCTCCAGCCCAGAGGAAGTCCAGCCCCAGCCAGCATGTGTCCAACAGCTGTGTGTGCAATGCCTGAGCCCTTCGCCAGGGAGCCCCCCGTGACTGCCATACCTGCTCCTGTGAACATTACAGTAGAAGGGCGAGGGTGGATGAGGGATAACTGAATGTAGACGAGAGGGTGAGGAGTTTGAGGGAAGGAAGGCGGTTGGCTGTAGGAGCCCAAAAACCAACCCACAGAGAGTAGGGAGGGTACAGGTGGGCATAGGGGGGCGGGTTCATGGAAAAGGTGACATTTCAGCTGCAACATTTGCTccaggggcagagtgagaggaaagGGTACACCAGGCCGAAGGAGCAGCATGTCCAAAGGACCTGAGGCAAAAAGATGATTGTCCATCCAAGGAACAGAGTAAGGCCGACATGACAGAGTCTTGGGCAGCAAGAGGGGTGAGTGGCTCAAAATGGCCTAAAATAGCAGGTGGGGATCAGATTACAGAGTGCGTTACCCCATAACCCCAACAGGCGTTAGACGACACACAGTTTACAAGAGGGAGACTGGCTGTGATGTcagtgaatttcagataaattggGGAATAGCCATTCACACCTCAGGGGGACCTTGCAGCACACGGACTTCCCATAGGGTTGTAGTGAGAATCTAGTTTGTTCCCTCAGCCagttttattgaacacctattagGTGCCCAGCTGGGGGGACACAATGCTAAGCAGGTTCAGATTGGTCCTGCCCTCTCAGGGCTGCCAGTGTagtggggaaggaggggcggTGTTGGCCAGGTAATACCCATAACTGCAGTGAGCCTGCTGCAGAAGTAGAATTGTCAGCTGCCCTCGGAGCTCTGGACACCCCCACCCGCATAGTCAGCAGCGCGGAGCAATCACGGCAGCCACGCTCAGCAGCAGGTGCTTTGCACGCTTGGGTTCTGCTGCCCGGAGCCCCAGTGTGCATGTTGTAGCATTCGGCTGTTTGCAGCTCTGGGAATCCTGTGGCTTGGGGGAAGAGAATGTCACCTCAGTTGCCACTTCTGTCTCTTGATGTTAATCAAATGGCCAGGTTTGGGCTTGAGTCTAAGTCGGAAAACTCTCTGGGGACCAGTTCTCCAGAGGGGGGTGAATCCCTGGCCCTGTCTCCACCTTGGCCCTGGGCTGTGCATCAGATCTCATCTGCCTGCAGGTCTGTGGCTGCTCCACAGGGACTCTTTAATTTCCACAAATGAAGTGGAGGGTGGGGAATTGTGAGCCAACTTTTAATGAGTCCCCAGCTGTCACTTGAAGTCCTGTGACTCTTTCAGTAATGAGCCCCATCTTGGCTTCCAGGGATTGGTATGCCAGGGGGGTTGGCAGGCTGTGCAGGGGAGGGGTCCCAGCTTGTTCTTTAATGCCATCGACCGACTCCTGATGAGCCTAACTCTGTTCACCTCTCTGCGTCCTCCAGGAAGTGTGCCCAGGGGCCTTGGCTGATGAGCTCTAAACGCATGGGAtgaggctgggggtggtgggTTGAGACAATGCTTCTAATCGCCTGCTACCCCAAAACATGGCTTCCAGCGAATTCCTGGGGCTTGTCGTTTACTTCTTTCAACAAAGACTAGCTGGCCACTAGTGCGAACTGTTCAGTTCTCTTCAGGTTCTTAAACACAGATTAATAGGCAAGGACAGATCTTGTGTGTGGTAACTTTGGTAGCCCTTGTGCCTCAGGGCACTGACTCACATCAGACAGACTCAGGTGGAAATCCTGGGAATGACCTCACCTCTCCGATTCTCTGTCTGAAGACGGGGAAGCTAATAGTAATAGCATCTGCCTAATGTATAAACTGTCTGGCACTTAGCACATGTTATTATTTTGTCACTCAGGGGAGCCCTGTAGGACTGTGGCCAGAAGGAACGGAGCCAGCTCACTGTTTGCCTACCTTACCCCATGCCTTTGGAacttatccatccattcattcaccaaacGTCATTGAGAGATTTCTGTGTTCCAGGCTCTAGAAATTCAAACACAGAGCAAGCAAGATGCGGTTCCTTCTGGTGTTTACCTTCTCAGGGGGAGAAACTAGTTTATGCAAATATGAGTTAAAGAGTCCACACGAGCAAAATGCTACTTTCTTGGGCTGGCTGTAGCATCGGAGTCAACAAATAAACGGATGTTCTCTCAGAGTCAGGG from Prionailurus viverrinus isolate Anna chromosome A2, UM_Priviv_1.0, whole genome shotgun sequence encodes the following:
- the LOC125160417 gene encoding olfactory receptor 10H1-like, coding for MAATLGRNHSSVSEFILVGFSTFPRHLLPAFFLLFLLMYLFTLLGNLLIMATVWSERSLHTPMYLFLCALSTSEILYTLAITPRLLADLLSTRRTITWAACASQMFFSFTFGFTHSFLLTVMGYDRYVAICHPLRYNVLMSPRGCACLVAWSWVGGSVMGLVVTTAVFHLTFCGPNEIHHFLCHVPPLLKLACGTDVPVVAKGVGLVCIMALLGCCLLILLSYAFIVATILRIPSAEGRHKAFSTCASHLTVVIVHYGFASVIYLKPKGPQSLERDTLMGITYTVLTPFLSPIIFSLRNKELKTAMTKTFLRKLHPSSI